A stretch of the Marinobacter sp. JH2 genome encodes the following:
- a CDS encoding hypoxanthine-guanine phosphoribosyltransferase, with protein MTDTVAEMNQVMAEADCLVNDQQVSTAIDNMAKEITDRLKDSNPLLFCVMNGGLILTGQLLPRLNFPVQAEYLHATRYRQETTGGILEWKLQPEADMKDRTVLIVDDILDEGTTLCAIADYCKAHGAREVLTAVLVDKDHNRKAKPDLKADFTGMSVEDRFLFGFGMDYKGYWRNAPGIYAVKGL; from the coding sequence ATGACCGATACCGTCGCCGAAATGAACCAAGTCATGGCTGAAGCTGACTGCCTAGTGAATGACCAGCAAGTCAGCACAGCAATCGACAACATGGCGAAAGAGATTACTGATCGCCTGAAAGACAGCAATCCGCTGTTGTTCTGCGTCATGAATGGTGGTCTTATTCTGACCGGCCAGTTGCTGCCCCGGCTTAATTTCCCTGTTCAAGCTGAGTATCTGCATGCCACCCGTTACCGACAGGAAACCACCGGAGGCATCCTGGAATGGAAGCTTCAGCCCGAAGCCGACATGAAAGATCGCACCGTACTGATTGTCGACGACATTCTGGACGAAGGCACCACCCTGTGTGCAATCGCCGATTACTGCAAGGCACACGGTGCCCGTGAAGTTTTGACCGCTGTTCTGGTCGATAAAGACCACAACCGCAAGGCCAAACCCGATTTGAAAGCCGACTTCACCGGCATGTCGGTCGAAGACCGCTTCCTGTTCGGCTTCGGCATGGACTACAAAGGGTATTGGCGTAACGCCCCCGGTATTTATGCTGTCAAAGGACTTTGA
- the ubiA gene encoding 4-hydroxybenzoate octaprenyltransferase, producing MIITMLQNALPEHVQARLIDYAKLLRIDRPIGTLLLLWPTYWALWLAGDGSPSMANVIIFTLGVFMMRAAGCAINDFADREWDRHVERTQDRPLTTGRIQAWEAIALFGGLCLISFLMVVLFTNSLTLYLSFGGAILAFIYPYMKRYTHLPQLFLGAAFSWAIPMAWAAEANDLSQLTWLLFTANVLWTVAYDTFYAMVDRDDDLKVGIKSTAVLFGEADRTILAVLQTLVVLVLIMVGRQADLGSFYYLGLVVMACLFVYQQYLAKDRARDGCFKAFLNNNWAGFAVFVGLILDLAL from the coding sequence ATGATCATCACCATGTTGCAGAATGCTCTGCCTGAGCACGTTCAAGCACGCTTAATCGATTATGCGAAGCTGCTTCGTATCGACCGTCCTATTGGCACCCTGTTACTGCTATGGCCGACCTACTGGGCGCTTTGGCTGGCCGGCGATGGCAGCCCATCCATGGCCAACGTTATTATATTCACGCTCGGTGTGTTCATGATGCGAGCAGCGGGATGTGCGATTAATGATTTCGCCGATCGGGAGTGGGACCGACACGTGGAGCGTACCCAAGACCGCCCACTGACCACCGGTCGCATCCAAGCCTGGGAAGCCATCGCGCTGTTCGGCGGCCTTTGCCTTATCTCGTTTCTGATGGTGGTACTGTTCACTAACTCGCTCACCTTGTACCTGTCGTTTGGCGGCGCGATTCTCGCATTCATTTACCCGTACATGAAGCGCTACACCCACCTACCCCAGCTGTTTCTTGGGGCTGCATTCAGCTGGGCTATCCCGATGGCCTGGGCCGCCGAAGCCAATGATCTCAGCCAACTCACCTGGCTGCTGTTTACTGCAAACGTGCTCTGGACTGTCGCTTACGATACGTTCTATGCCATGGTGGATCGCGATGATGATTTAAAAGTGGGGATCAAATCGACCGCTGTTCTGTTTGGTGAAGCCGATCGCACCATACTTGCGGTACTTCAGACCCTGGTGGTTCTGGTATTGATTATGGTTGGCAGGCAGGCTGATCTCGGTAGTTTCTATTATCTGGGCTTGGTGGTAATGGCCTGTTTGTTCGTTTACCAGCAGTATCTGGCAAAGGATCGCGCCCGGGACGGTTGTTTCAAAGCTTTTTTGAACAACAATTGGGCCGGGTTTGCCGTGTTCGTCGGCTTAATTCTCGACTTAGCGCTGTAA
- a CDS encoding chorismate lyase, protein MLSKDFDTAPGLSIPPTQWYRSLAAAGLHNPDVYGAACHWLQVEGSFTKALQKKCRASFQVDVIREGFTEPSDEEARRLSIPRRQKAWIREVQLCGDGQPWVLARTIIPVSCLEGRGRRLLNLGNKPLGAYLFSSPDWERGPLETGLCQPELASQPKLARRSLFHCDQTALMVCEFLLPALYQSDHPL, encoded by the coding sequence ATGCTGTCAAAGGACTTTGATACAGCGCCCGGGCTAAGCATCCCCCCTACCCAATGGTACCGATCACTGGCGGCTGCCGGCCTCCATAACCCGGATGTTTACGGCGCGGCTTGCCACTGGTTGCAGGTGGAAGGTTCATTTACCAAAGCACTGCAGAAAAAATGCCGCGCAAGCTTTCAGGTAGATGTTATCCGGGAAGGGTTCACCGAGCCGTCTGACGAAGAAGCTCGGCGCCTATCCATTCCCCGCCGTCAAAAAGCCTGGATCCGGGAAGTCCAGCTATGCGGAGATGGTCAGCCTTGGGTACTCGCTCGCACCATCATTCCGGTCAGCTGTCTTGAAGGCCGTGGCCGACGCCTGTTGAACCTTGGCAACAAACCCTTGGGCGCGTACCTGTTCAGCAGCCCCGATTGGGAGCGCGGCCCGCTAGAAACCGGACTCTGCCAACCTGAACTCGCCAGCCAACCCAAATTGGCCCGCCGCTCGCTCTTCCATTGCGACCAAACAGCCCTCATGGTCTGTGAGTTTCTCTTGCCCGCCCTGTATCAATCGGACCATCCGCTTTAA